From Hymenobacter sedentarius, a single genomic window includes:
- a CDS encoding alpha/beta hydrolase yields MTQATATQPPLLTDLSLAYRLVNPAQNPGAQRLLLLLHGVGGNELNLLPVGAQLADSRTLVLSVRAPLVLGPMGFGFYQVDFSSGKAVFNHAQQQAGQQLLLRFIEEAAARYGIPAGQVYLLGFSQGAIMAYDVALTHPARVRGVLAFSGRLLEETRQRHAPTAEVQQVRFFISHGYHDDKLPAFYADEAVVFLKTLGIAPHYEAVAGGHEISERGLAAAHQWLVRLP; encoded by the coding sequence ATGACTCAAGCTACCGCAACGCAGCCCCCGCTGCTCACCGATTTGTCCCTGGCCTACCGGCTCGTAAACCCAGCTCAGAATCCCGGCGCCCAGCGCCTGTTGCTGCTCCTGCACGGCGTGGGCGGCAACGAACTGAACCTGCTGCCCGTGGGCGCGCAGCTGGCCGACAGCCGCACCCTGGTGCTGTCGGTGCGCGCCCCGCTGGTGCTGGGCCCCATGGGCTTCGGTTTCTACCAGGTTGATTTTTCCTCGGGCAAGGCCGTCTTCAACCACGCGCAGCAGCAAGCCGGGCAGCAACTGCTGCTGCGCTTCATTGAGGAGGCGGCAGCCCGCTACGGCATCCCTGCCGGCCAGGTGTACCTGCTGGGCTTCAGCCAGGGCGCCATCATGGCCTACGACGTGGCCCTGACCCACCCGGCCCGGGTACGCGGCGTGCTGGCTTTCAGCGGGCGCCTGCTGGAGGAAACGCGCCAGCGCCACGCCCCGACAGCGGAGGTGCAGCAGGTCCGGTTCTTTATCAGCCATGGCTACCACGACGACAAGCTACCCGCGTTTTATGCTGACGAAGCGGTGGTGTTTCTCAAAACCCTGGGCATTGCCCCGCACTACGAAGCCGTTGCCGGCGGGCACGAAATCTCGGAACGTGGCCTGGCCGCCGCCCACCAGTGGCTGGTCCGCCTGCCCTAA
- a CDS encoding alpha/beta hydrolase, translating into MKLAAVADKTPEQVQAAYTITKDVAYGADKAQTFDLYLFADAPKRHTKNYTIVFLHGGGYYLSDKAQEERYIRPYLKKGVTVVNLNYRLKKGIPVATEDLTLALNFLRAHSDAYPLNLERVVLTGFSAGAHIGSLVAVTANDPTYPHPLAAGIRIAGVVNFSGPVGGLDVVETVFMNHPVPVMKAIGLALFPETTGYAPKEVTRQYEPLTYFDPQDPPFFIWHGGQDDQVPPVTFERFVGLLQQNQHKNTVLFVPEGHHSPTASELEEAYKRIFQFLDKK; encoded by the coding sequence GTGAAATTGGCTGCGGTGGCCGACAAAACCCCTGAGCAAGTCCAGGCAGCCTACACCATCACCAAAGACGTTGCCTACGGGGCAGATAAAGCGCAAACCTTCGACCTCTACCTGTTCGCGGACGCCCCGAAACGGCACACCAAAAACTACACCATCGTGTTTCTGCACGGCGGAGGATATTACCTCAGCGACAAGGCCCAGGAAGAACGCTACATCCGGCCCTATTTGAAGAAAGGAGTCACCGTCGTCAACCTCAACTACCGCCTCAAAAAGGGCATTCCCGTGGCCACGGAAGACCTAACGCTGGCCCTCAACTTCCTCCGGGCGCACTCCGACGCTTACCCCCTGAACCTGGAGCGGGTCGTGCTCACGGGCTTTTCTGCGGGCGCCCACATTGGCAGCCTGGTGGCGGTGACCGCCAACGACCCCACGTACCCCCACCCGTTGGCGGCGGGCATTCGCATTGCTGGCGTGGTCAACTTCTCCGGCCCGGTGGGCGGGCTCGACGTGGTCGAAACGGTATTCATGAACCACCCGGTGCCGGTCATGAAGGCCATTGGCCTGGCGCTGTTCCCCGAAACCACTGGGTACGCGCCGAAAGAAGTGACCCGGCAGTACGAGCCCCTCACCTATTTCGACCCGCAGGACCCGCCCTTTTTTATCTGGCACGGCGGCCAGGACGACCAGGTTCCGCCAGTCACCTTTGAACGGTTTGTGGGCCTGCTCCAGCAAAACCAGCATAAAAATACCGTGCTGTTTGTGCCGGAAGGACACCACAGCCCTACCGCCAGCGAGCTGGAAGAGGCATACAAAAGGATATTCCAGTTTCTGGATAAGAAGTAG
- the paaZ gene encoding phenylacetic acid degradation bifunctional protein PaaZ, translating into MTPTLENYTLGRWTPGGSAPQELLDASTGEVIALANTEGFDFASILNYGRRVGNPKLRKMTFHERGRMLKALAFHLQEKKEIFYELSYRSGATRADSWIDIEGGIGNLFANASLRRKFPDKPFYVEGEPVGLSKGDTFMAQHLLVPREGVAVHINAYNFPIWGMLEKIAVNLLAGMPAVVKPAVPSAYLTEAVVREIIASGILPEGALQLVVGSGQGILDHVTYQDVVTFTGSAATGRKLRTHPRIIEEAVPFTMEADSLNAAVLGVDARPGTPEFDLFIKEVRKEMTAKCGQKCTAIRRAIVPESLLEDVQIALGKALAQTTVGHPQAEGVRMGALAGRAQAEIFRERVRHLAQHTPIVYGDLENVEVLGKERGADYAKGAFTSPIVLLNKEPFRHLDSHEIEAFGPVVTLMPYRDTDEAVTLANMGKGSLVCSLATNDPRTAQDFVLGAATHHGRILVLNGEMAKESTGHGSPLPQLIHGGPGRAGGGQEMGGIRGVEHFMQRVALQGSPSMITAITEVYQTGAKQIEKDKHPFQHYFEELEIGQTYTTHKHTVTEADITNFAQVSGDNFYAHVDATSLEGTLFTGRVAHGYYILSKAAGMFVDPRKGPVLLNYGLDECRFTKPVYPGTTIGVTLTVKEKVGQEKRDETDVAKGIVRWLVTVTDQTGETVAVATIMTMVKKKNQE; encoded by the coding sequence ATGACTCCCACTCTCGAAAACTATACCCTCGGCCGCTGGACGCCCGGCGGCAGCGCCCCCCAGGAACTGCTCGACGCCAGCACCGGCGAGGTCATTGCCCTGGCCAATACCGAAGGTTTCGACTTCGCTTCCATCCTGAATTATGGACGGCGCGTGGGCAACCCCAAGCTGCGCAAAATGACGTTCCACGAGCGCGGCCGGATGCTCAAGGCGCTGGCCTTCCACTTGCAGGAAAAGAAGGAGATTTTCTACGAGTTGAGCTACCGCTCCGGCGCCACGCGCGCCGACTCCTGGATTGACATCGAAGGCGGCATCGGCAACCTGTTTGCCAATGCCTCGCTGCGCCGCAAGTTTCCCGACAAGCCGTTTTACGTGGAGGGCGAGCCGGTAGGGTTGTCGAAGGGCGACACCTTCATGGCGCAGCACCTGCTGGTGCCCCGCGAAGGCGTGGCCGTGCACATCAACGCCTACAACTTCCCCATCTGGGGCATGCTGGAGAAAATTGCCGTGAACCTCTTGGCCGGCATGCCCGCCGTGGTGAAGCCGGCCGTGCCCTCGGCCTACCTCACCGAGGCCGTGGTGCGCGAAATCATCGCCTCCGGCATCCTGCCCGAAGGCGCGTTGCAGCTGGTGGTAGGCTCCGGCCAGGGCATTCTGGACCACGTCACGTACCAGGACGTGGTGACTTTCACCGGCTCGGCGGCCACCGGGCGCAAGCTGCGCACCCACCCGCGCATCATTGAGGAGGCCGTGCCTTTCACCATGGAAGCCGATTCGCTCAATGCCGCCGTGCTCGGAGTAGATGCCCGGCCGGGTACGCCCGAATTCGACTTGTTTATTAAGGAAGTGCGCAAGGAAATGACGGCCAAGTGCGGGCAAAAATGCACCGCCATTCGCCGCGCCATTGTGCCGGAGAGCCTGCTTGAAGACGTGCAGATTGCCTTAGGCAAGGCCCTGGCCCAGACCACCGTCGGCCACCCGCAGGCAGAGGGCGTGCGCATGGGCGCGCTGGCGGGGCGGGCCCAGGCCGAGATATTCCGCGAGCGGGTGCGGCACTTAGCCCAACACACGCCCATCGTGTACGGCGACCTCGAAAATGTGGAAGTGCTGGGCAAGGAGCGCGGCGCCGACTACGCCAAGGGCGCCTTCACCTCGCCCATCGTGCTTCTAAATAAGGAGCCCTTCCGCCACCTCGACAGCCACGAAATCGAAGCCTTCGGCCCGGTGGTGACGCTCATGCCGTACCGCGATACCGACGAGGCCGTGACCCTGGCCAACATGGGCAAAGGTTCGCTGGTGTGCTCGCTGGCCACCAACGACCCGCGCACGGCGCAGGATTTCGTGCTGGGCGCCGCCACCCACCACGGCCGCATCCTGGTGCTGAACGGCGAGATGGCCAAGGAAAGCACCGGGCACGGCTCGCCGCTGCCTCAGCTCATCCACGGCGGCCCCGGGCGGGCCGGCGGTGGGCAGGAGATGGGCGGCATCCGTGGGGTGGAGCATTTTATGCAGCGCGTGGCCCTGCAGGGCTCGCCGAGCATGATTACGGCCATCACGGAGGTATACCAGACCGGTGCCAAGCAAATCGAGAAAGACAAGCACCCCTTCCAGCATTACTTCGAGGAACTGGAAATCGGCCAGACCTACACCACCCACAAGCACACCGTGACGGAAGCCGACATCACCAACTTCGCGCAGGTGTCGGGCGATAATTTCTACGCCCACGTCGACGCCACTTCGCTGGAAGGCACGCTCTTCACCGGGCGCGTGGCCCATGGCTACTACATACTGAGCAAGGCCGCCGGCATGTTCGTGGACCCGCGCAAGGGGCCCGTGCTGCTCAACTACGGTCTGGACGAATGCCGCTTTACCAAGCCCGTGTACCCCGGCACCACCATCGGCGTGACGCTCACGGTGAAGGAGAAAGTGGGCCAGGAAAAGCGCGACGAAACCGACGTAGCCAAAGGCATCGTGCGCTGGCTCGTCACGGTGACTGACCAAACCGGGGAAACCGTGGCCGTCGCCACCATTATGACCATGGTTAAGAAAAAGAACCAGGAATAG